A window of Rubricoccus marinus contains these coding sequences:
- a CDS encoding SDR family oxidoreductase, translated as MLADTLRDPRTWCVTGAAGFIGSHLVETLLEHGQRVVALDNFSTGHRRNLDDVRRSVGPDAWESFRLVEGDIRELEVCKRAVSGVDAVLHQAALGSVPRSIADPLATHQVNVDGFVNMLLATRDAGIGRFVYASSSSVYGDHPGLPKVEGKIGTPLSPYAVSKRTNELYARTFEDHYDLTCVGLRYFNVFGPRQDPNGAYAAVIPKWVGQLLSGDRPHVHGDGETSRDFCYVRNVVQANIKAAVTPEVCGVFNVAYQARTTLLDLYRYIVSGLEAYVGGELPSEPTFGPFREGDVQHSLADTSRAQAILDYSPSHSVREGLEETLAWYASAHKGAVEDAIA; from the coding sequence ATGCTTGCTGACACCTTACGAGACCCCCGCACATGGTGCGTGACAGGGGCAGCGGGCTTTATCGGTTCGCACCTTGTGGAGACCTTGCTCGAGCATGGGCAACGGGTCGTCGCCCTCGACAACTTCTCAACCGGCCACCGGCGCAACCTAGACGATGTCCGAAGGTCTGTAGGACCTGACGCATGGGAGAGCTTCCGCCTTGTAGAAGGCGACATCCGCGAGTTGGAGGTATGTAAAAGAGCGGTTTCCGGCGTTGACGCCGTTCTGCACCAAGCTGCTTTGGGGTCCGTACCGAGGTCAATAGCTGACCCTCTGGCGACACACCAGGTCAACGTCGACGGGTTCGTTAACATGCTGCTCGCCACGCGTGACGCGGGGATCGGACGGTTCGTTTACGCCTCGTCGTCGTCCGTCTATGGCGATCACCCTGGGCTTCCGAAAGTGGAGGGGAAGATCGGTACACCGCTGTCTCCTTATGCCGTTTCCAAGAGGACGAACGAGCTCTACGCCCGAACCTTCGAAGATCATTACGACCTCACGTGCGTCGGCCTCCGGTACTTCAACGTGTTTGGTCCGCGCCAAGACCCCAATGGAGCGTACGCTGCCGTTATTCCGAAGTGGGTTGGGCAGCTTTTATCTGGCGATCGCCCACATGTGCATGGGGATGGAGAGACCAGCCGAGACTTCTGCTACGTACGGAACGTCGTACAAGCGAATATTAAAGCCGCAGTCACGCCAGAGGTTTGTGGCGTTTTCAATGTAGCATACCAGGCTAGGACGACTCTCTTGGATCTGTACCGATATATCGTAAGTGGGCTTGAAGCATACGTAGGCGGTGAGTTGCCTTCCGAGCCCACGTTCGGTCCCTTCAGGGAGGGGGATGTCCAGCATTCCTTAGCGGACACCTCGCGCGCTCAGGCAATCCTGGACTATTCGCCTTCCCATTCTGTTCGCGAAGGGTTAGAAGAAACGTTGGCTTGGTACGCATCCGCTCATAAGGGCGCCGTAGAGGACGCTATCGCTTAG